The Rosa rugosa chromosome 1, drRosRugo1.1, whole genome shotgun sequence genomic sequence ATATtggccttgaggggatttcttcTCACACAGATTCCACTTTAGGGAATTACttactcctcacccaaattTGTTTTGAGGGGATAgctcctcacacagatttccTTTGAGGAAAGAGATTACTTCTCACTTATATTGTTCGAGAGGGGATTTCTTCTCAAGACGTGGTCAGTCAGTGACATGTGTATAACAGTGATGTGGTcagtgacatgtgattgacagtgacttgagacagtgacatgtgattgacagtgacttgagacagttacatggtcagtgacttgaccaatGACTTGagacagttacatggtcagtgacttgaggttaacagtgacttgaccagtgacctCACTAACTAGGGACTTGGCTTGAACAATGACTTCACTGGCTAAggattaacagtgacatggctagtaacttggccagtgacatagCCAATGCTACAATGAACAGTAACATTGCTAGTTACTTGAGGTTATGTGACATGGAcagggattgacagtgacatgtttataactgtgacatggccagtaactTGGCAAGTGATATGTGATTGACAGTGAGTGATCAACATTGAACATGACTGGTGACCTAACCAGTGACTTATGGAGTTTAGCTATATTCAACCATTCATTGTATAGGAACATGCCAAAAGAGAATACAAGATCCGAAAAAAGAATAAGGCATGAGAACTCAAACGCTATATTGACAATAGTTCTAATAAGTAATAACCACAATATCACCCCACAACAGAAATCACCACACATCACTCTcataaaatataataaataacTTCCACAACAACACAACCACAATTTAAACACGAACAAAGTTACTGTTttaaagagaaataaaaaaaaactccccGAATGAGTCAGAACAACATTAAGGCGTCTAGGTAAAGGCCGATGCTCAGGGGGAATGTTGTGCCATGTTTTTATGCCCATTATAATTGCATTCTTTTTTTCCGGGATCTGATGTGGTTACAGTGACATCCTTAAAGAACTTGAGATCATAAGGAAGCTAGTCTCCAAGGCTGTTTCCCATCCTTTCCAATACCCATTTCTCGAGTTGCAACCACAACAACTTGGTAAGTCCTTTGTGGATTCAGCTGGATGTTGCCATTGCCATTTTCATTTGCGGTCACTACTTCACCAGCCATTGTTGAATACAAAGAATGACACAAGCTCAAAGTAGCAACTTCAAACGAGGACTGCACAGCCAATTGTTATGGAAGTGGGGTAAAGCCTACGATAGTAAGATAAATGTCAAAATACATGCAAGTACACATGTGGTTGGGTGATCAAGACAGAGAATGAGATTAGTGAATTGAAGTATTAATCAGAAAACCCTATGTTATCATTATATTTATGCACCAACTCATGTCATTTGCATGCTGGACATAATCAATAACAGATACAAAGTTAATATTATGTGCTACTTGCTTAAACGTAACAAATATGCAGATATGTAAAACTTTAACATGGCATACCTTTGTAATTCTCCAGAACTTTGCTTCTTAACCGGTGACTTTCCATTGGCATTTTCAGCAAGCTCCCTCTGCTTTTCCTTCACTTTAAATAGCTCAATCATTATTCCTACAGTACAACATCAAAATAACCATATACAGCTCATAAAATAGTTACATATTCGAGATCTTGCAAGTTAATATGATAAGACAGCAACCCAGCAAAGCTTCAAACTTGCTCTAAAAACCGATTCAACAACCTTGAAATATGAATAATTGTAACAATTAGATAAGAAAACCTCAAATTCGTGATTCAGGGGAACAGAGTTGATACATAAGAATCAAAATATTGGGATAAATATGCACCTAAACACATATGAATCAATAGAGATTATCAGTCAATTCAAGTATGAATTACACGTCACCAACACAAtaattaacaacaacaacaaccaaaaaacaAGTGCGTTTAAGAAGCAAACCTTGACAAAGTTTCGAGAGTCTTGGTAGACCCCTTGGATGAAGTGAACACATCATCAATACCAGCAAATTGGAACACCTTCTTGGGAACCCTAGCCACCATAATACCAGAACCACGAGGAGCAAGCACCATCCCCACGATAACAGAGCCACACTTTCCGGTGACCTTGCAATGCATGGTGTGGGGCTTTCCGATCTTGTAACCCCTCCTCACAGGAATCACCCACAGCTTAGCCACAATAATGGCTCCACGAATAGCAGTAGCAACCTCCTTGCTGCACTTGATGCCGAGTCCGACATGGCTTTTGCTGTCGCCGACGACGACAAAGACCTTGAAGCCTCTGATTCCGCGGCCGAAGCCTCCAGGCTCGCCAGTGGCGCCGCCTCCTCTTTCATCCATAAAGTCGAGGAAGACGCCGGCTTGAATCGAACAGACAAAGTCGTTTGCCGAGCGGGATGGAGTTGCTGCCTCTCGAACCTTCCAGCTCTGCCATTGTTCACAGCGGCCGCTACCATTATCGTCAACGAAGATCTCAACGACGAAGAAGCCATCAATTTCTGAGCTCCGCGAACGAACAAAAAATCCAGATgcagagaatttgagagagagagagagagttttcgGTAAGGGTCGAGAGTCTGAATGAATAGGGGTTCAGACAGGCTTGGTTAATGGGAGGGAGAAAGAGAGCTGTcggtggcagtttttgtaattaagtttaACTCTAGTGGCAGGTTGTAAAtgggtgaccttaattatcatggggacatttgtgttacctgaattataataagacacttcaaaatgacctcttttatcattgacccttttcttttttcctttttaatttcttttttcctttttcttttcttttttcttttttcttttttcttttttcttttttcttttttcttttttcttttttcttttttcttttttcttttttcttttttcttttttcttttttcttttttctttttaatgaccatcgtatcctgctgcatcggtagcgctacgtcggcgaaccaatccagatcgacccgaaacctccattattattctccacgccggcggccattttccttttccatcactattcttcttcttcttcacttctagttttggtcaacttggccaccaaaaaccatcatttcaactagacccaaaatccaaatcaccattttgagcaagaccaaaaaacctcagggtctgaaaaaatggtagttttcagtgaaaagtttccaaattgaggcttgatgtggagagagaaaatgagatttgagtgggagagagagaagtaggctgtgaaaacaagaggggagtggtttagcggcgaatttccgagctgattgggatctgcttgtgtttgggagatggcgtcggcgatgatggaggcgagggcggatcccaacagagggagatggcttcagagaaggtgaagaagataTCGATTAGCTcatagcctcttgcttttgctcgatgtccatctctgcaccgccaagctaggtctttgctgggtttggtttcaatttggggagagaaacaaatgggttgtggagtttgatcggaatgggattggtgggttgatgaaggagaaagtaggcaaaatgaaaagaaaaaaaaaaggaaaaaaagaaattaaaaatgaacaagaaaaaaagaagaaaaagcaaaaagaaattaaaaaggaaaaaaaggaaaaaaaaaaactaaaaaggaacaagaaaaaaagaagaaaaagcaaaaaagatattaaaaagaaaaaaagaaattaaaaagaaaaaagaaaaaaaaaggagaaaaagaaattaaaaagaaaaaaaaaaggagaaaaagaaattaaaaaggaaaaagaaataatataggggtatattggacattttacCTAagaccaactcctaatttgacgcgggagggaccaatcagacggaaattttgacgttagggacttttcagattaattgaaaatgtcagggactgatacaaaaaaatggtcatagtacagggactaaacataatttaatcctttttttaaaATATGACAACTCGATTAATAAGGATTACATTGTAAATATGTAAAAACTGTATCATAATTTAAAATGATGAAACTAATACGAAATGCAACAATACATCAGAAAATAAACCTAACACATATACTATTGAATGCGATATCGCATTTAATGAAGCACTGGATATAATCTAGAATATGTAAAAAGCTACTGATGATATGATCGACCATGCATATTTCACTCTAAATAcgtcaaacaaaagaaaatattccATGAACGTAACTGGTGGTATGATCGATTATGCATACTCCACGCACAATATGTTGAATAAAAAGCAATTTTCTACCATAGTACCAAAGAACCAAACCCTTCAAACCCATCACAAACATAAAAAGAAACCAGGCCTAGATTTAGATCCAACCTAGGCAACAAATCCGAACCCTGGCCACAAGGGAGCTTGGGAGAATAAAAATTAGATGGGCCAAAACTTATCTTTATATATAAAGCGAAGCGTCTGGTACTGTTCATAGTTTGGTTAAATTTTTAAACTTCCGAAATTGCCCATAGTTAACAACGTAAATTACAGAGcatataggaaaaaaaaaacaaaaaacaaaaacaggtGAGACTGAAACCAAGATTCGGCTTCTGCCGGACACATAGAaaacgagaaaaaaaaaaccgagaGAGAGAATAGGGGAAGAAGGGATAGAGGAAGAAATTCGGAATAAGGAAGAAATggggagagagaggaagaagcagAAGACGGAGCGGGAAGGAAGGAAGAGGAGATGCAgaggaaagaaaggaaaagaagcatGAAAAGAGGAAGAGGATTGGATTTTTGGGCGTGTACAATAATTTACAAGAGGGGTGAAAGATTGGGGCATGGTTCAGATATACATGCAATTGAGATTGTTGGGTATCTGAAAGTAGGGAACTTTGTTTCTGGGGAACTTCAAAGGTCAGACTTAACCATCTGATTTGTTTCAACAAATTTGCACAAGTTTGGGTCTTTGATTGTACTCAAGACAAGTTTTGTTCTCTGGTGGTTGAATGCCTGATTTGAATACCAGTAACCATACCATAATACAATTCTCGGCCAGTAGAACGCCTTGGAGAGTTTATAGAAAtcggtgaatttttcttttttggtctttgGTTGCATGTAATTTTTGTTGAATTTGTTCTTTATTTGTTGAGGTAGCCTTCGTGTTCTTAGCTTCTGGGTTTGGATACTGTGTAATAATGTCTTTATTTACATGCTCTGCTGATCAATCTGAACCATTAGGTGCAAATacttgatgatgatggtgaagTGAAATGTGTGTTTATGAGTTCAAGAAAGCGATGCCCTTTTCGTTTTATATTTGTGGCAGGTGCCCTGTTGCTTCGTTTGATTTGGGTCGTCAAGTATCGAATAAGTTATTGTTTCATTGCAATTTAAGCCacacccttattaaaggtatgCATGCTTGCCCATTTTTGCAGTTTAATGAGTGTTAGAGTATGCTACTTAGCTCAGTATAATAATAAGCATACTCCACATCAAAAAATTTAACAATTTTAGTTAAAATCAAACCGATTTCTTAGAGGCAATGTCTTATGCATGCTTGCCCATTTAGCAGTTTAATATTAATAAGCTGCTTTCACAATATGTTCATATTAGTTTGCTATCCCATTATTAATGACAGCCCTCTTTGTGATATTCACTTCTTGCCAAATCCTTAAAGTAACCAGGGACTCAATTCATGAGGTACTACACAAAACTAAGCTATATCATTCACTTTCTGCAGGAAAAATCAAGCACTCGCATATATCTTTGTGCAAGATGGAAACTCCTTGATTTTAACTAAAATTGTTAAAATTTTTGATGTGGTTTTTGTGTGTAGGACTCTTATGAGGATCTGTTTAAAGAGCTGAGCAAGTATAGACTGATCATTCTCAGGCTAGAATTATAATTAAAGAGTTGGTCTGTTGGTGTATGATAAGCAATTGGATAGGCAAGAAATGGATGACTTGATGAAGCAAGTTTCAGACCAAAAGTCGAATCAAAGCTGCTGTCCAGTTGGTTAAGGATGAGCTAGAAGCTGAAAGAAAGTTGAGAAAGCATTCAGCCGCACTTCTGCACGCGCGTGAAGGCTAATAAACCTATAATGATCAGCATGATAATTAACGGAGGAATTGCAGGAAGcattgatctttttttttttggggcaaGCCTTAGCGTAAATATTGATATAAGAGGACCGGTACCAAGCTTAGCATACGCTAGGTTTGCGTCATTTTTATCTACCTCTTTTCATGTCAGGTAGTAATCTTTTGCATTTAACTTGGTGCAATAATTTATTCttcaattttgttattttttttgtttctttcatatCAATAAGATTAATCGAACTTCTATGACGAGTATGaacaaaaaaaagtcaaaactcaaaagtatGAGAATGTTCGCATGACTAGTAGACAATATAAATGAAGGAGACCAAAAGGGAAAAGAATtggcttttttcttcttcttttttcttttttttttttgtgaaaaagGGAAAGAATACAATTCTCAATTCTGAACTCAAAAGTATGAGAATGTATAATTGTATatcgcatttttttttttttttgagttcaaATGAATTCCATTGATTGAACGgccagaacggcacatacaaaCGGTCCATATGGACACCCGGTACCATTCACTGTTACAAATCTTGCTCAATTATTCAAAGAGCCTATATGACTATGTAAAGTCGTTTCACAGAAAATAAAATAGTTTGAATCCTCCTTTGCCAATGCACGCAATTGACTATGTATATCGCATGACTAGTAGACAATATAAATAAAGGAGACCAAAAGGGAAAAGAATtggcttttttctttcttttttttttgtgaaaagaGGAAAGAATACAATTCTGAACTCGTTCTCGGTTCTCACTCCATTCAAATCCAAGCATACGTGTACTCTCAAAATTCACAGCCCTCAACCTCCCTTTCAGCCCTCTATCTATGACCAATAAGATCACAGCCATGAAGTGTACCTACATTGGGATCCAAGGCTTAGATTTCCCAGACAGAAAAATATCCCCGTCTCTCCCAATTTTAATACTTGTTTGCAAAGGCATTCTCGAAGGCTAGAAACAGTCAAAGTCTAATGTTTTGACACAAAGCGTGTGAATACATAGTTATTCGCGCAACTTTAAATGTCAACTGTCAACAAAATCTGTGTGATGGTCAGTTTTTCTAGTGTCCTGTCGTTCTGACTTGAAATTTCCAAAGCGATAAGGGATACGAAATCAAAGAGCTAGCAAGAGAGTTGCAAGTTGCAACTCGTGAGACTGACAGCCACagatttttatcatttcacaaaCACTAACCGGACCCTGAGGTTGGCGGTGGCATGCATAGATATTtatctatatatatggatgTGTACAGTTAAAGCTTCTTGAATATCTAGTCTTTCTCAATCTGAGGTAATTAATGGCAAACTTATCAGTGAAGATAGTTGAGGTCTGCAGGGTGGCACCAAAACCAGGTTCATCAGAGAACCAGTCACTTCCTCTAACATTCTTCGACTTATTCTGGCTCCGTTTTCAACCCGTTGAACGCCTCTACTTTTACCAAACCTCTTCCACCGATTCCGTACTTTCCAAACTCAAAACCTCCCTATCTCTCACTCTCCAACACTTCCTACCTCTCGCCGGAAACCTCACCTGGCCCCAAGACTCCCTCAAACCCGTTCTAAGCTACGTTCAAGGCGACGCCGTTTCACTCACCGTAGCTGAGTCCGATGCAGATTTCGACCACCTCATAAACAGTATCTC encodes the following:
- the LOC133745423 gene encoding small ribosomal subunit protein uS5w-like isoform X2 codes for the protein MDERGGGATGEPGGFGRGIRGFKVFVVVGDSKSHVGLGIKCSKEVATAIRGAIIVAKLWVIPVRRGYKIGKPHTMHCKVTGKCGSVIVGMVLAPRGSGIMVARVPKKVFQFAGIDDVFTSSKGSTKTLETLSRKSRGSLLKMPMESHRLRSKVLENYKVLV
- the LOC133745423 gene encoding small ribosomal subunit protein uS5w-like isoform X1, whose protein sequence is MDERGGGATGEPGGFGRGIRGFKVFVVVGDSKSHVGLGIKCSKEVATAIRGAIIVAKLWVIPVRRGYKIGKPHTMHCKVTGKCGSVIVGMVLAPRGSGIMVARVPKKVFQFAGIDDVFTSSKGSTKTLETLSRKSRGSLLKMPMESHRLRSKVLENYKGFTPLP
- the LOC133745442 gene encoding uncharacterized protein LOC133745442 isoform X1 encodes the protein MQRKERKRSMKRGRGLDFWACTIIYKRGERLGHGSDIHAIEIVGYLKVGNFVSGELQRCPVASFDLGRQVSNKLLFHCNLSHTLIKALFVIFTSCQILKVTRDSIHEDSYEDLFKELSKYRLIILRLEL
- the LOC133745442 gene encoding uncharacterized protein LOC133745442 isoform X2; the encoded protein is MPDLNTSNHTIIQFSASRTPWRVYRNRCPVASFDLGRQVSNKLLFHCNLSHTLIKALFVIFTSCQILKVTRDSIHEDSYEDLFKELSKYRLIILRLEL